Proteins from a single region of Aerococcus viridans:
- the ffh gene encoding signal recognition particle protein produces the protein MAFESLSDRLQGAVQTMGKKGKITEGDLKEMMREVRLALLEADVNFKVVKDFVKRVNERALNSEVLQSLSPAQQVVKIVNDELTDLMGGEHEDIQFATAPPTVIMMAGLQGAGKTTTVGKLAAFLKKNDHKKPLLVAGDIYRPAAINQLQTIGQQLDLPVFTLGDQVSPVEIATQAIEHAKMNGHDLVFIDTAGRLQIDERLMTELKDIKAAVNPDEILLTVDSMTGQEAANVAKAFDEELDITGVVLTKLDGDTRGGAALSIVSVTGKPIKFTGTGEKLNEIERFYPDRMSNRILGMGDMLTLIEKAQAEFDENEAEAMAAKMRENTYDFNDFMKNMDQMNKMGSMKDILKMIPGMNKMGNLDDLNIDPKQMAQTRAMIQSMTPYERENPDSINQSRRRRIAKGSATTLQEVNRLIKQFNESRKIMSAMSNGNMGALQNMLGGLGGGGFGGFGGGGNRNQNRVAELQAKQMARKLKKAKKKGK, from the coding sequence ATGGCTTTCGAAAGTTTATCGGATAGGCTACAAGGCGCTGTCCAAACGATGGGTAAGAAGGGTAAAATTACCGAGGGCGATTTAAAAGAAATGATGCGTGAAGTGCGTCTGGCTTTACTAGAAGCTGACGTGAACTTCAAAGTCGTGAAAGACTTTGTGAAACGTGTCAATGAACGTGCGCTAAACAGTGAGGTATTGCAGTCACTATCGCCAGCGCAACAAGTCGTGAAGATTGTTAACGACGAATTAACTGACTTAATGGGTGGAGAACACGAAGATATTCAATTTGCTACTGCACCACCAACCGTGATTATGATGGCGGGTCTTCAAGGTGCCGGTAAAACGACTACTGTTGGTAAGTTAGCGGCCTTCTTGAAGAAAAATGACCATAAGAAACCCTTGCTGGTAGCCGGCGATATTTACCGTCCAGCTGCTATCAACCAGTTACAAACAATCGGTCAACAATTAGACTTACCAGTCTTTACTTTGGGTGACCAAGTAAGTCCAGTTGAGATTGCGACTCAAGCGATTGAACATGCTAAAATGAATGGCCATGACCTAGTCTTCATCGATACGGCCGGTCGTCTACAAATTGACGAACGGTTAATGACTGAGTTAAAAGATATTAAAGCAGCCGTTAATCCGGATGAAATCTTATTAACTGTTGACTCGATGACTGGTCAAGAGGCAGCCAACGTTGCTAAGGCCTTTGACGAAGAGTTGGATATCACAGGGGTTGTCTTAACGAAATTAGATGGTGACACCCGTGGTGGTGCGGCCTTATCTATCGTTTCTGTAACTGGTAAACCGATTAAATTTACGGGTACTGGTGAGAAATTAAACGAGATTGAGCGCTTCTACCCAGACCGTATGTCTAACCGAATTTTGGGTATGGGGGATATGTTAACCCTTATCGAGAAAGCCCAAGCTGAGTTTGATGAAAATGAAGCAGAAGCGATGGCTGCTAAGATGCGGGAAAATACCTACGATTTCAATGATTTCATGAAAAACATGGACCAGATGAACAAGATGGGTTCTATGAAAGATATCTTGAAGATGATTCCAGGTATGAATAAAATGGGGAATTTGGACGACTTAAATATTGATCCGAAACAAATGGCACAAACTAGAGCGATGATCCAATCTATGACCCCGTATGAGCGTGAAAATCCAGATTCAATCAACCAATCACGCCGTCGTCGTATCGCTAAAGGTTCAGCGACTACACTGCAAGAAGTGAACCGTTTAATTAAACAATTTAATGAGTCACGTAAAATCATGTCCGCAATGTCTAACGGCAACATGGGCGCTCTTCAAAACATGTTGGGTGGCCTAGGAGGCGGTGGCTTCGGGGGATTTGGTGGCGGTGGCAACCGTAACCAGAATCGCGTTGCTGAATTACAAGCCAAACAAATGGCCCGCAAGCTGAAAAAAGCTAAGAAAAAA